The Pyrenophora tritici-repentis strain M4 chromosome 2, whole genome shotgun sequence genome window below encodes:
- a CDS encoding FabG, Dehydrogenase with different specificities (related to short-chain alcohol dehydrogenase) translates to MSSTSDIPTPDNGFYVLVTGANSGLGLGIGTRLIDEFLQTRPQSESLVLIITTRDQRKGDATIAKLEQHLCKVVRGHEEKLPGIAQVLQNRVYFRQERLDLLSLVSVQKLSKKLRETTPKLDVVICNAGIGGWTGINWPSAVWTILTTWNRALTWPTFKISGKGWVTKPQIPEDKKVEDEPPLGEVFCANVFGHYLLGHYLAPLLARHAASEKTRGRLIWVSSLEAYDHVFDLDDMQGILSDMPYEVTKRITDVLAITSTLPSTSPEVNRYLDHSEDSAKTTKPRLYVTHPGICGTSIMALPVILEYCMLIAFYIARFLGSQWHTVTPEKGATAMVWLALADQTTLDNMEAKEGVGKWGSATDAWGRERVDRTEIAGWGWGGKLGEYKRKGRDPFAKDLTKESQEKFVDTGRKCWEEMEKLRIEWEGRLRRAGVAVEMDE, encoded by the exons ATGTCGTCTACAAGCGATATACCCACACCCGACAATGGCTTTTATGTTCTTGTTACCGGAGCCAACAG TGGCCTTGGGCTTGGTATCGGAACCCGCCTGATTGACGAATTCCTGCAAACCCGCCCCCAGTCCGAATCGCTTGTCCTCATCATCACGACGCGTGACCAACGGAAAGGCGACGCGACGATCGCAAAATTAGAACAACACCTGTGCAAGGTCGTCCGTGGCCATGAGGAGAAGCTACCTGGCATTGCACAGGTGCTACAGAACCGTGTGTACTTTCGGCAGGAGCGGTTAGATCTGCTGAGTCTTGTGTCGGTGCAGAAGCTCAGCAAGAAACTGCGAGAGACGACGCCAAAACTCGACGTCGTCATCTGCAATGCCGGCATAGGCGGATGGACCGGCATCAATTGGCCGAGTGCGGTGTGGACAATTCTCACAACTTGGAACAGAGCGCTTACTTGGCCTACGTTCAAGATATCCGGGAAAGGATGGGTAACAAAACCTCAGATACCCGAAGACAAGAAGGTGGAAGACGAACCTCCTCTAGGGGAGGTCTTTTGCGCCAATGTCTTCGGGCACTATCTGCTAGGACACTACCTCGCACCGCTGCTGGCAAGACATGCGGCGAGTGAGAAGACAAGAGGTCGGTTGATCTGGGTCAGCAGTCTGGAAGCATACGACCATGTGTTCGACCTAGACGACATGCAGGGCATCTTGTCTGACATGCCTTACGAGGTCACGAAGCGCATCACAGATGTACTGGCAATCACGTCTACGCTTCCTTCAACTTCCCCTGAGGTCAATCGATATCTCGACCATTCAGAGGATTCAGCAAAGACTACGAAACCGCGCCTCTACGTTACGCATCCCGGCATCTGTGGGACCTCCATCATGGCCCTCCCCGTCATCCTTGAATACTGTATGCTCATCGCCTTCTACATTGCGCGTTTTCTCGGCAGCCAATGGCACACAGTCACGCCGGAGAAAGGTGCGACTGCAATGGTGTGGTTGGCCCTCGCAGACCAAACTACACTAGATAACATGGAGGCAAAAGAAGGCGTTGGGAAGTGGGGCAGCGCCACAGATGCTTGGGGTCGGGAACGTGTGGACAGGACTGAGATAGCTGGATGGGGATGGGGAGGGAAGTTGGGAGAATACAAGAGGAAAGGCAGGGACCCATTCGCAAAAGACCTCACCAAGGAGAGCCAGGAGAAGTTTGTGGATACAGGGCGAAAATGTTGGGAGGAAATGGAGAAGTTGCGCATTGAGTGGGAGGGCCGACTACGGAGAGCCGGAGTGGCGGTTGAGATGGATGAGTGA
- a CDS encoding FAP multi-domain protein gives MISSGFTNAPVSQFLVFGTVIGALLASVTDTRYYLHIQVVPHIWGYGQFWRFLAWQASFTNSTEVLFAALTFYQLRVVERLWGSRKFASFLLATLPYTTLLPPLLLTFILRPLSLGRLNYLPAGPTPILFALLANYYAAVPYTYRYKISPWAASSSTPSTTSSSSQQQNTRQTPTPTALWSRSLTLTSKSLSYLPPLQLALSQFPGSLLAAAVGWGVGTAYRRELLPGATRWRVPGWMVGEEKKGGFEGLRARLDAEREREGGGSGLATGILAGETGGQEARQRRTLGDMVAEQFRGRG, from the exons ATGATATCCTCGGGCTTCACAAACGCGCCCGTATCGCAATTCCTCGTTTTTGGCACCGTCATTGGCGCGCTGCTGGCGTCGGTGACGGATACGCGGTATTATTTGCATATTCAGGTTGTGCCGCATATATGGGGGTATGGGCAGTTTTGGAGGTTTTTGGCGTGGCAG GCCAGTTTTACAAATTCGACTGAAGTGCTGTTTGCGGCGTTGACGTTTTATCAATTACGTGTTGTAGAGCGGTTGTGGGGGAGTAGGAAGTTTGCT TCATTCCTCCTAGCAACACTCCCATATACGACACTCCTACCCCCTCTCCTCCTAACCTTCATCCTCCGACCCCTCTCCCTCGGCCGCCTAAACTACCTCCCCGCAGGCCCAACACCCATCCTCTTCGCCCTCCTCGCAAACTACTACGCCGCGGTCCCATACACATATCGCTATAAAATCTCGCCTTGGGCTGCCTCCTCCTCCACGCCGTCTACCACCTCTTCATCATCACAACAACAAAACACGCGCCAAACACCGACCCCCACAGCCCTCTGGTCTCGCAGCTTAACCCTCACAAGCAAAAGCCTATCCTACCTACCCCCTTTACAACTCGCCCTCTCCCAGTTTCCTGGCTCGCTGCTCGCGGCAGCCGTAGGCTGGGGCGTGGGAACCGCGTATCGCCGGGAGCTGCTTCCTGGTGCGACGAGGTGGCGTGTGCCGGGGTGGATGGTGGgagaggagaagaagggtGGGTTTGAGGGGCTGAGGGCTAGACTGGATGCTGAGAGGGAGAGGGAAGGTGGTGGGTCGGGGCTGGCGACGGGTATACTGGCGGGGGAGACGGGCGGGCAGGAGGCGAGGCAGAGGAGGACGTTGGGGGATATGGTGGCAGAGCAGTTTAGGGGGAGGGGGTAA
- a CDS encoding GlpK, Glycerol kinase yields the protein MATQDISAHGSEPQPVPKEEIQDEPTGHLDEGKLRQFFIGSIDQGTTSTRFIIFDGLGEPVAQHQIEFTQKYPQSGWHEHDPKEIITSVEQCIDRATNIFLDNGHEIEDIKAIGITNQRETTVLWDTNTGEPLCNAIAWPDTRTKGLVRELKGRPGADELQNICGLPLSTYPSSVKLRWMLDHDENVRKAYDEGRLSFGTIDTWILYNLNGGKEAGIHVTDSTNASRTMFVNLHTVQYDDKLLDFFGIDRNKIKLPEIVPSSSPDAFGRLRSGILEGVRIAGCLGDQSSALVGQQGFTPGSAKNTYGTGCFLLYNVGEKPVISTHGLLATIAYDFGGKRKPVYALEGSIAVAGSGVKFLMNNMGFITHSHKISDLAASVEDNGGCVFVTAFSGLFAPYWIDDAKGTIFGITQFTERGHIARATLEATCFQTRAILDAMELDSGHKLNMLAVDGGMSNSNLCMQTQANIIGIPVDRPAMRETTALGAAIAAGFAVGVWKEFEELKEINQKDRMVFKPNVGKEEGEKMFKKWGRAVEMCRGWLDAGEANGEFS from the exons ATGGCTACCCAAGACATCTCCGCGCATGGCTCGGAACCGCAACCAGTACCCAAGGAGGAGATCCAGGACGAGCCCACTGGACATCTAGACGAGGGCAAACTAAGACAGTTCTTCATTGGATCTATAGATCAAGGAACCACAAGTACTCGCTTCATCATCTTTGACGGCCTTGGTGAGCCTGTGGCGCAACACCAAATTGAGTTCACCCAGAAGTATCCCCAGTCCGG ATGGCACGAACACGACCCTAAAGAGATTATTACCTCGGTAGAGCAATGCATCGACAGAGCGACGAACATCTTCCTAGACAATGGTCACGAGATCGAGGATATCAAGGCCATTGGTATTACCAACCAGCGTGAGACGACAGTCCTCTGGGACACCAACACCGGAGAACCCCTCTGTAATGCAATTGCCTG GCCAGATACCAGAACCAAGGGATTGGTCCGCGAACTGAAGGGACGGCCGGGCGCCGATGAGCTGCAGAACATATGTGGGCTGCCGCTGTCGACGTACCCATCATCGGTGAAGCTTCGATGGATGCTTGACCATGACGAAAACGTCAGGAAGGCGTACGACGAAGGTCGCCTATCCTTTGGCACAATCGATACATGGATATTATACAACCTGAATGGTGGAAAGGAAGCCGGGATACATGTAACCGACTCCACTAACGCATCAAGAACCATGTTTGTGAATCT GCACACCGTTCAGTACGATGACAAGCTCTTGGATTTCTTCGGGATTGACCGTAATAAGATTAAACTGCCGGAGATCGTGCCGTCATCCTCGCCAGACGCTTTTGGCAGGCTCAGATCCGGGATACTGGAAGGCGTTCGCATCGCAGGATGTTTAGGTGACCAGTCCTCTGCTTTGGTCGGCCAACAAGGGTTTACACCCGGTTCTGCGAAGAACACGTATGGTACCGGGTGCTTTTTGCTTTACAACGTGGGCGAGAAGCCTGTCATTTCTACTCATGGATTGCTGGCCACCATCGCGTATGACTTTGGTGGGAAGCGAAAACCGGTTTATGCATTGGAAGGCAGTATTGCGGTCGCAGGAAGTGGTGTCAAGTTCCTCATGAACAACATGGGCTTCATTACACATTCGCATAAGATCAGCGACCTGGCAGCCTCTGTCGAAGACAACGGTGGATGTGTCTTTGTGACAGCCTTTAGTGGTCTTTTCGCCCCCTACTGGATCGATGATGCCAAGGGCACTATATTTGGTATTACCCAGTTCACTGAGCGGGGTCACATCGCTCGCGCAACTCTGGAAGCGACTTGCTTCCAGACCAGGGCAATCTTGGATGCCATGGAGCTGGATAGTGGCCACAAGTTGAACATGCTTGCAGTCGACGGAGGCATGAGCAACTCAAACTTGTGCATGCAG ACACAAGCAAATATCATCGGCATTCCCGTAGATCGACCTGCCATGCGCGAGACTACCGCGTTGGGGGCAGCCATTGCAGCTGGATTCGCCGTCGGTGTATGGAAAGAGTTTGAAGAGCTAAAGGAAATTAATCAGAAAGACCGGATGGTGTTCAAGCCGAACGTTGGCAAAGAAGAGGGGGAGAAGATGTTCAAGAAATGGGGCAGG GCGGTCGAGATGTGCCGTGGTTGGTTAGACGCCGGAGAAGCCAACGGAGAGTTCTCATAA
- a CDS encoding MAD multi-domain protein, producing the protein MSTTSSRTSSRGYPPRPSTPDQTGRTLERSGSYAVAPKSEYLRNALQARRAHHTPTSSLQNTQPPPPPASKPAEIKTPRRSPDVFAEFALSEEQQTPVSPIRRRRTSDVTMGIPRSKTTRELQNELDKLKEKLMTSSLRVELLRSSNKELQQNLASAKEQIERLEPLEDENYDLRAENQQLKLKVENMDDEIARLKDSNEDHRKTNEELTAIASESAAHWEAHEFAIEEAAECIIKMEEEKAVLTRELQELKDRVIALESTSSGSALVDGPAKYPSRVYSVDESRPSTSHFDSDYYSQPSSPQAKPSIESVTSFTPSELSKKFLNLKEERRRSTRDLVNRMSAVSLRALREASPSPAPEVPQIPEAYQQPIPKFVQNDRSETPRANPVQYRKDLEMLPPPLMEAAPIASPVRPHTVAPQAPAPQPDGLRGLYRPERRSSNRASNDVRPSSMVVTSTNSGSLGYRHHYAEPSAHSLSRSSSNHTGTNSSNERLRTLRHRKSSASMRTPTSAASSEWEILASNNSPPVSVSSQADLTTEVDPLADKDRWWRSIDHLTLSQVNAQAHQHLYSGQLSNTPPDIDQPRKLNPITSRDSMKNSPQRSKTATPSNTRVTYEKDFLFNAAESEEDFMRKARNAMPKRKP; encoded by the coding sequence ATGTCGACCACATCATCTCGTACTTCCTCACGTGGGTACCCCCCACGACCCTCTACACCTGATCAGACAGGCCGCACATTGGAACGGTCAGGCTCTTATGCTGTTGCGCCCAAGTCCGAGTACCTACGAAATGCTCTCCAGGCACGGAGAGCCCACCACACACCCACATCTTCCCTCCAAAATACACAACCACCACCCCCACCTGCTTCGAAGCCCGCAGAAATCAAGACTCCTAGAAGATCGCCCGATGTCTTTGCTGAGTTTGCTCTGTCCGAAGAACAACAAACACCTGTTTCACCCATCCGACGACGGAGGACGAGCGATGTTACAATGGGAATCCCGCGCTCCAAGACAACCCGAGAACTCCAAAATGAGCTTGACAAACTAAAGGAAAAGCTCATGACCTCAAGCCTGCGGGTCGAGCTGCTCAGGAGCAGTAACAAAGAACTGCAGCAAAACCTGGCATCGGCAAAGGAACAAATAGAACGGCTGGAACCATTGGAGGACGAGAACTATGATCTTCGTGCCGAGAACCAACAGCTGAAGCTCAAAGTCGAAAACATGGACGACGAAATCGCAAGACTCAAAGACAGCAACGAGGACCATCGCAAGACCAACGAGGAGCTCACTGCTATAGCAAGCGAGAGCGCCGCGCATTGGGAAGCCCATGAATTCGCCATTGAAGAAGCTGCCGAGTGCATCATcaagatggaggaggagaaggcCGTGCTGACCAGGGAGCTTCAGGAGCTCAAGGACCGAGTTATAGCATTGGAGAGCACCTCTTCTGGCAGCGCGCTTGTCGATGGCCCCGCCAAGTACCCGTCGCGCGTCTATAGCGTCGACGAATCAAGGCCTTCTACTAGCCACTTCGACTCGGACTACTACAGCCAGCCATCGTCACCGCAAGCCAAGCCCAGCATCGAATCAGTCACATCCTTTACACCCTCTGAATTGTCGAAAAAGTTTCTCAACTTGAAAGAGGAACGTCGAAGATCTACCCGTGATCTCGTAAATCGCATGTCAGCGGTATCCCTGAGAGCACTTCGCGAAGCATCCCCGTCCCCTGCTCCAGAAGTCCCCCAGATCCCTGAAGCATACCAGCAACCAATACCGAAATTTGTCCAAAATGATAGGTCGGAAACACCCCGCGCCAATCCTGTGCAGTATCGCAAAGATCTTGAAATGCTTCCTCCGCCATTGATGGAAGCTGCACCGATAGCTTCTCCAGTTCGACCACACACAGTAGCTCCACAGGCACCGGCGCCCCAACCAGATGGGCTGCGCGGCTTGTACCGACCTGAGAGGCGTTCTAGCAACAGGGCGTCAAACGACGTTCGTCCATCATCGATGGTCGTCACATCCACGAATTCAGGTAGTCTGGGATATCGCCACCACTATGCGGAACCATCGGCGCATAGCCTCTCACGATCCAGCAGCAACCATACAGGCACGAATAGTTCGAACGAGCGACTACGCACACTACGCCACCGGAAATCCTCGGCTAGCATGAGAACCCCTACATCTGCAGCATCTTCAGAGTGGGAGATCCTAGCCTCCAACAACTCCCCTCCTGTCTCTGTGTCATCTCAAGCTGATCTAACCACTGAGGTAGACCCGCTCGCAGACAAAGACAGGTGGTGGCGCAGCATCGATCATCTGACACTTTCTCAAGTAAATGCCCAAGCCCACCAACATTTGTATAGCGGACAGCTATCTAACACGCCACCAGACATCGACCAGCCTCGCAAGCTCAACCCTATCACATCGCGCGATTCGATGAAGAACAGCCCGCAGAGAAGCAAGACGGCAACGCCCTCGAATACTCGTGTGACATATGAGAAAGACTTTTTGTTCAACGCGGCAGAAAGCGAAGAAGACTTTATGCGCAAGGCTCGCAATGCGATGCCTAAGCGGAAGCCATAG
- a CDS encoding DUF3429 domain containing protein, which translates to MLLRNGVSRLALRSLAAAPRTAGARKTTTTTAAPCLQWSTQFGSLAAAAGRRPQLAAQTTPSALLRRSLADKKLSEGQKQAESRYAHEKIKPTPETVSSSSSTHPMFSEVGAEAPAKEVDMTAEIKHDVGTIKQTFSLANVPREAYYMGLAGTLPYLATSLSTVYLSWELNHSTAGYGMLFSEANATYLLHMIEPLQIGYGASILSFLGAIHWGLEWAGYGGAQGYKRYAIGVVAPMVAWSTLLMPVEGALIGQFMGFLGLYYVDTRAAYRGWTPDWYAVYRFVLTSIVGASIVLTLIGRSELPEHIPGSIDRAKVFKGEGSSEEKLAQHEKAAAEKKKTAARSDDRGEK; encoded by the exons ATGCTTCTTCGCAACGGAGTCTCGCGCCTCGCGCTCAGATCCCTAGCGGCAGCACCGCGCACGGCTGGTGCTCGCAAgacgacaacaacaacggCGGCGCCATGTCTGCAATGGTCAACACAGTTTGGGTCGCTTGCGGCAGCAGCGGGACGAAGACCGCAGTTAGCAGCGCAGACGACACCGTCAGCGCTTCTACGCCGGAGTCTAGCAGACAAGAAGCTGAGCGAGGGGCAGAAGCAAGCCGAGAGCCGGTATGCGCACGAAAAGATCAAACCGACGCCTGAGACGGTGTCGAGCTCGAGTTCGACGCATCCCATGTTTTCCGAAGTTGGGGCTGAGGCGCCGGCCAAAGAGGTGGATATGACGGCGGAGATTAAACATGATGTT GGAACAATCAAACAAACCTTCTCCCTCGCAAACGTCCCCCGCGAAGCCTACTACATGGGCCTCGCCGGCACACTGCCATACCTCGCAACCTCGCTCTCAACCGTCTACCTCTCCTGGGAGCTCAACCACTCGACCGCCGGCTACGGCATGCTCTTCTCAGAGGCAAACGCCACGTACCTGCTCCACATGATCGAGCCGCTGCAGATCGGGTACGGGGCTTCGATCCTCAGTTTCCTGGGCGCTATCCACTGGGGGCTCGAGTGGGCGGGATATGGTGGCGCGCAGGGGTATAAGCGGTATGCGATTGGTGTTGTGGCGCCCATGGTGGCGTGGTCGACGCTTTTGATGCCGGTGGAGGGTGCGTTGATTGGTCAATTCATGGGTTTTTTGGGATTGTATTATGTTGATACTC GTGCTGCATACCGTGGCTGGACTCCCGATTGGTACGCCGTGTACCGCTTCGTGCTCACGTCTATCGTAGGCGCTAGTATCGTGCTTACCCTTATCGGCCGCAGCGAGCTGCCCGAACATATCCCTGGCTCGATTGATCGCGCAAAGGTGTTCAAGGGCGAGGGCTCGTCCGAGGAGAAGCTCGCACAGCATGAGAAGGCAGCggcggagaagaagaagactgCTGCCCGCAGTGATGACAGGGGTGAGAAATAA